A section of the Tachysurus fulvidraco isolate hzauxx_2018 chromosome 7, HZAU_PFXX_2.0, whole genome shotgun sequence genome encodes:
- the LOC113653757 gene encoding WW domain-binding protein 2-like has translation MALNRNHSPHGGVLINNSESVLRDCKNVELSFSDVTQTSDLFKGTKKGSVYLTPYRMVFVCSNMKEKFCSFMFPYYLMKNCSIEQPVFSANFIQGIIKAEPGGGWEGQAKFKLTFLSGGAIELGQHLFKLASNASRPPAQNGAASFAPAGYMNGYASPAMPQPYYNPYPYPPAAPGMYPTVPPYMAPPPPYPGPPQNWNPPPVVPGNTKAAEAAGNAYYNPTNPHNVYMPTDQPPPYFPPQNQPEKKNN, from the exons ATGGCGCTGAACAGAAACCATTCTCCTCACGGAGGAGTGCTGATCAACAACAGTGAGAG tgtgctGAGAGACTGTAAGAATGTGGAGCTGTCATTCAGTGATGTCACACAAACTAGTGACCTGTTTAAAGGGACCAAGAAGGGAAGTGTGTACCTCACACCTTAcagg atggtgtttgtgtgcagtAATATGAAGGAGAAGTTCTGCTCCTTCATGTTCCCGTATTACCTGATGAAGAACTGCAGCATTGAGCAGCCCGTATTTTCTGCCAACTTCATCCAGGGGATCATCAAAGCAGAACctggtg GTGGTTGGGAAGGTCAGGCCAAGTTCAAGTTGACTTTTCTCAGTGGAGGTGCCATTGAGCTCGGACAGCACCTCTTTAAACTGGCCTCCAATg CATCTCGTCCCCCTGCACAGAATGGTGCAGCTAGTTTTGCCCCTGCAGGCTACATGAACGGCTATGCGAGTCCAGCAATGCCTCAGCCCTACTACAACCCTTACCCTTACCCACCTGCTGCTCCAG gcatgtATCCCACAGTTCCACCGTACATGGCTCCACCTCCTCCATACCCTGGACCTCCTCAGAACTGGAACCCTCCACCAG ttGTTCCTGGAAATACTAAAGCGGCTGAGGCAGCTGGCAATGCTTACTACAATCCTACCAACCCGCACAACGTCTATATGCCAACg gACCAGCCTCCTCCATACTTCCCCCCTCAGAACCagccagaaaagaaaaacaactaa
- the LOC113653774 gene encoding protein FMC1 homolog: protein MAAISAPRLICRGIIKELRYLKGPEYKDTIMYSYVLEQFRNNQVTSERHCRAQREAVHMSHTYLCLLESTRRHLDLHNLYHGKGERPIDEAAGLVGLRLPTQPGGKGWEK, encoded by the exons ATGGCCGCCATCAGCGCCCCACGTCTGATCTGTCGGGGGATTATAAAGGAGCTTCGGTATCTAAAAGGGCCTGAATATAAAGACACGATCATGTACAGTTATGTGCTGGAACAGTTCCGGAACAATCAG gtgaccAGCGAGCGTCACTGCCGTGCTCAGAGGGAGGCCGTCCACATGTCCCACACATACCTGTGTCTGTTAGAGTCAACACGCCGTCACCTGGACCTGCATAATCTGTACCACGGGAAAGGAGAACGGCCAATAGATGAAGCTGCCGGCCTCGTAGGATTACGCCTACCCACACAGCCCGGGGGTAAAGGCTGGGAGAAGTGA